Proteins found in one Triticum urartu cultivar G1812 chromosome 4, Tu2.1, whole genome shotgun sequence genomic segment:
- the LOC125551256 gene encoding uncharacterized protein LOC125551256 isoform X1, whose translation MEAPAVDEHGGWEPPVRIERERTGWRKERTRGRRGRGGRQVGVGYLVPSGVAGVEVAGRGRGRALALAIHTGSRQGVGGSGAPRMESCGAWVVRPIWMILHQFWFPTMATGASRPLRSALLLLQFRCAAIAKGRLLLSILPIWSIGGEPGCARRRWRPASVPRNPTRSSVEAMTSPPRNINSRQAIRLIRARQFTAVSNAISWQIVIASNDSLISDVALNSDALQNGPIHHR comes from the exons ATGGAAGCTCCGGCGGTGGATGAGCATGGTGGCTGGGAACCTCCAGTTcgaatagagagagagagaacggGATGGAGGAAGGAGAGaacaagaggaagaagagggagaggaggaaGGCAGGTCGGCGTTGGGTACCTGGTTCCGTCGGGAGTCGCTGGCGTCGAGGTGGCGGGGCGAGGCAGGGGTCGGGCGCTAGCTCTCGCAATCCATACGGGTTCGAGGCAGGGCGTGGGCGGCTCGGGCGCGCCACGCATGGAGTCTTGTGGGGCGTGGGTCGTTCGACCGATCTGGATGATTCTCCATCAGTTCTGGTTCCCCACCATGGCTACGGGCGCCTCTCGCCCTCTCCGTTctgcactcctcctcctccaattTAGGTGTGCGGCCATAGCTAAGGGCCGCCTCCTCCTATCCATCCTTCCAATCTGGAGCATAGGTGGAGAGCCTGGTTGTGCGCGGCGGAGATGGCGCCCCGCGTCGGTGCCCCGTAATCCTACACGGAGCTCTGTCGAGGCCATGACATCCCCACCCAG AAATATAAATAGCAGGCAAGCAATCAGGTTGATCAGAGCCAGACAGTTCACTGCAGTAAGCAATGCAAT ATCGTGGCAGATTGTTATCGCTAGCAATGACTCACTGATCTCTGATGTGGCTCTCAATAGTGATGCATTACAAAATGGACCGATCCATCATCGTTAA
- the LOC125551256 gene encoding uncharacterized protein LOC125551256 isoform X2: MEAPAVDEHGGWEPPVRIERERTGWRKERTRGRRGRGGRQVGVGYLVPSGVAGVEVAGRGRGRALALAIHTGSRQGVGGSGAPRMESCGAWVVRPIWMILHQFWFPTMATGASRPLRSALLLLQFRCAAIAKGRLLLSILPIWSIGGEPGCARRRWRPASVPRNPTRSSVEAMTSPPRNINSRQAIRLIRARQFTAVSNAILALIWGVKLFEQVTNQVFQASQRW; this comes from the exons ATGGAAGCTCCGGCGGTGGATGAGCATGGTGGCTGGGAACCTCCAGTTcgaatagagagagagagaacggGATGGAGGAAGGAGAGaacaagaggaagaagagggagaggaggaaGGCAGGTCGGCGTTGGGTACCTGGTTCCGTCGGGAGTCGCTGGCGTCGAGGTGGCGGGGCGAGGCAGGGGTCGGGCGCTAGCTCTCGCAATCCATACGGGTTCGAGGCAGGGCGTGGGCGGCTCGGGCGCGCCACGCATGGAGTCTTGTGGGGCGTGGGTCGTTCGACCGATCTGGATGATTCTCCATCAGTTCTGGTTCCCCACCATGGCTACGGGCGCCTCTCGCCCTCTCCGTTctgcactcctcctcctccaattTAGGTGTGCGGCCATAGCTAAGGGCCGCCTCCTCCTATCCATCCTTCCAATCTGGAGCATAGGTGGAGAGCCTGGTTGTGCGCGGCGGAGATGGCGCCCCGCGTCGGTGCCCCGTAATCCTACACGGAGCTCTGTCGAGGCCATGACATCCCCACCCAG AAATATAAATAGCAGGCAAGCAATCAGGTTGATCAGAGCCAGACAGTTCACTGCAGTAAGCAATGCAAT ATTAGCGCTGATTTGGGGAGTAAAGCTCTTCGAGCAAGTGACAAATCAAGTCTTTCAAGCTTCTCAAAGATGGTGA